The following nucleotide sequence is from Chloracidobacterium validum.
AGGTTGTCAGAGCAAGGTTTAGGTTTCAGGGATGTCTTCACAGCCCAGCCTCTTTCCGCAAGATGTCGGCCTTGTCAGTGCGTTCCCAGGTAAAGCCTTCTTCGTTGCGCCCAAAGTGTCCATAGGCGGCGGTCGGCGAGTAAATCGGGCGCTGGAGATCAAGCGATTCGATGATACCGCGTGGTGTCATCTTGAAGTGAGACCGGATGAGTTCGACGATTGTGCTGGACGGAACCCGGCCTGTTCCAAAGGTTTCAACATAGACAGAAACTGGCTCTGCCACGCCGATGGCGTAGGCCAGTTGCACCTGGCATCGCTCAGCCAGCCCTGCCGCCACGACGTTTTTCGCCACATAGCGGGCCAAGTAGGCTGCTGACCGATCGACTTTCGTTGGGTCTTTGCCCGAAAAAGCCCCGCCACCATGTGGCGCATAGCCGCCGTAGGTATCCACGATAATCTTGCGGCCGGTCAAACCCGTATCGCCCATGGGGCCGCCCACCACGAAGCGCCCGGTTGGATTGATATGGAACTTGGTATCGGCGTCGAGGAGCCCATTGGTCATGACGTGGCGGATGACATGCCGCTCGATGTCACGCCGTAAATCATCCGTTTTGACTGACTCCGCATGCTGGGTTGAAACCACGACGGCTGCCACGCGATGGGGCTTGCCATCCCGATACTCGACCGACACTTGGGCTTTGCCATCCGGGCGCAGGTAATCCAGCGTGCCATCCCGGCGGACTTCGGCCAGGCGCTGCGTCAGGCGATGCGCCAGTTGAATGGGCAACGGCATGAGTTCCGGGGTTTCCGTGCAGGCGAAGCCAAACATGAGTCCCTGATCACCGGCCCCGCCGGTGTCCACCCCCATGGCAATATCCGGTGACTGGGCATTGATGGTCGAGATAACCGAACAGGTCTTGGCATCAAAGCCATATTCGGCATTGTCATAGCCGATCCGCCTGACCACCTCCCGCGCCACCGTTGGGAAGTCCACATAGGCCGTCGTCGTAATCTCTCCGGCAATGACCACGAGGCCGGTTGCCAGGAGCGTCTCACAGGCTACCCGACCGTTGGGATCGAGCCGCAAAACTTCATCGAGAATGGCATCGGAGATTTGGTCGGCCATCTTGTCTGGATGACCTTCGGTAACTGACTCAGAAGAAAACAGAAAATCACTGCTGTTCAAAGCATATCCTCCACGAACCGCGCGGGCTTTGGATGCAGGCCGCGTGGTTCGTCCCTGAACCAGTGAACACCGTGCGCGGCTGCATGTAACCAGAAACCATGACTAAAATCGGGCTGAGCAAAACTCAAAGTTGACAACCGTAACATGTGAAACAAAAAAAGCCAACCTATCCGACAGAGACCGCCCAAGCTGACGTCCGGCGACCACCGATGCTTCCACCTTACGCTGCGAAGTGATTTGAAATCATCACGGTTTTGTGGAGATTTACCAGCCTATGGGGGATTGGCTAAGGGGGTGAACGCGCCGCGTCGGTCTTGGCCAGCAAGTTCCGCCAAGCCACTTCAAGCACTGGGCTTCAACCACGTGAGAAACGCCTTTATGTCAAACGATATGCGTCGTTCCCTGAGCGGGGCGATCTGGAAACGTGCGATGCCATCGGAAACGGATGTTCACCGACTGGCAACAGAGCTGGGTATTTCCCCACTGGTCGCGGCCTGCCTGGTCAACCGGGGCATCACCACGCCGGAACGGGCAACGGCCTTTCTCGCCCCAGACCTAGCGCATATTCCCGACCCGCAACCGATGTGGAATCTGGACGAAGCCATTCGCGTCCTGACGGGTGCGCTTAGTCGCCGTGAACGGGTTCAAATTGTTGGGGACTACGACTGCGATGGCACGACCGGACTCATCACGCTCCGCAATGTGTTGCGCTTGCTTGGTTCGGAGGATGACTGCGTTTCGTACTATGTCCCGGACCGTGAGCGCGAAGGCTATGGACTCAACCCAGGCATCATTGAACGGGCCGCCGCCGCCGGGGTTCAAGTTCTGGTGTCGGTGGATATTGGCATCACTGCCCATCAGGAATGGGACATGGCGCGCGAGCGGGGCATAACCGGTGTGTGCCTCGATCATCACACGGCACTGGGCAGTCGCGTTCCGTCCAGCGCCATTGTGGTCTGCCCCAAGCAGGCAGGTGATCCCTACCCGGAAAAGGACCTCGCCGCCTGTGGCTTGGCCTGGCAAATGGCACGCGCCTTGCTCGACGAACGTCCCAACGGCGCAGCCATCTTGCGGTCGCTCACCAAGCTGGTGGCGATTGGCACCTATGCCGACCTCGTTCCGCTTTCGAGTTTGGCCAATCGGGCAATCGTGGCGGAAGGTCTCCGCGGCCTCAACCAAGGCTCGAAAAATCCCGGACTGGCAGCCTTGATGGAGGTTGCGCGGCTCGACCAACGGGTGATTGGCGCCAGCGATCTGGGCTTTCGGCTTGGCCCGCGCATCAATGCCGCCGGACGAATCGAAGGGACGACCCTGAGCGTGATCGAGCTATTTGATAGCCACACCCTGGAGGAAGCTCGCCCGCGCGCGCAGCAGATTGATGCGTGGAACACCGAACGCCAGGACGTCCAGCGGCGTCTCGTGGAGCAGCTCGAAAAACGAATCACCGATCAGGCCCAGGATGACTTCGTTTACGTTCTGGCCGGCGACCATGCGGACGGCTGGAAGCAAGGCGTGGTCGGCATTGCCGCCTCGAAGGTCGTGGAAACCTATCACCGCCCGGCGCTGGTGTGCAGCCTGCGGGATGGCATCGCCCATGGCTCTGGGCGGAGCATTCCGCAGTTCAACCTCATCGAGGCGCTCCAGTGGGTCGGTAGCGACGGCTTATTTCTTCGCTATGGCGGACATCCGGCCGCGGCCGGTTTTTGCCTGCCCGTCGAGCGCCTGCCCGAACTCCACCGTCGGCTGAATGAGTACGCGCGGCAGACACTCACCCCGGATGATCTCATACGCGCCTATACCTACGATGGCAACTTGCCGCTGGCTGACCTGACGGTTGCCTTCGTGGAAAGCCTGGCACGCCTTGAGCCACATGGCATCGGCAATCCGGCCCCGCGGTTTGTTGTGCGCGGACGGATTCTTGAACAGCGCGTTCTGAAAGACCTGCACCTCAAGCTCATTCTGGCGGATGACCAAGCCCGCATCGAAGTTCTCTGGTGGAACCAGCACGGATACGCCGGGCAGTTGCCAAAGCACACCTTGGTTGAGGTGCTGGGACGCCCTGACATCAATGTGTGGAATGGGAATCGGACAACCCAGTTTATCGCCACGGATATCCGACTGGCGTGAACGGTCCGCGCCGGCCCGCGATGGCGCTGACCGGCCGCTGCTCGCCAGCGTCGCTCAGTCTTTGCTCAAAAGATAGTTTCTGGGCTTTTTTGCGCGACGTTTCCCGACTCACCGGCTTCTCCGAGGTAAACCGGTAAGTGAAAGAAGAACCGTGTGCCAACGCCAATTTGGCTTTCAACCCGCACGTCGCCGCCATGGGCGGCAATAATGCTTTTGACGATTGATAGCCCCAAGCCAAAGCCGACGCCGGTTCGGTTGTTGCGGGACTGCCGATATACGTCGAAAACATAGGGGAGGTCTTCGGGCGGAATCCCCGTTCCGGTATCCAGGATCGATACTTCGACAAAATCCCGTCCGATATTGACGCCCTCACCATTCACGACGGCGACGCTCACCCGAATGCTCCCACCGGGTGGCGTGAATTTGATGGCATTCGAGAGCAGGTTGCTCATCGCGCGTTCGAGCTTGGATGCGTCTCCATAAACCAGTGGGAGTTCGGGGCTAGCGGTGTCAAAGGCGTAGTCAAGGGTTAGGTTGAGCCTCTTTCGTTGGGCTTCAATACAACTTGCCTCCCAGCACGGCCGAATGAAGGTCTGGGGTGTGACCGGTGCGCAGTTGAGTTTGAGCAACCCTTCTTCAGATTGATAGACGTGCTGAATGTTGCTGATCATATCGAGCGCCCGCTGTAGGCTGCTTTGTGAGACGGCGATCAACTGCCGGGAACTATCCTCGATGCTGGCATCGTCGAGGATTTCGAGCACGCTGTGAATGCACGTCAGCGGGGAGCGCAAGTCATGGATGAGCGTTGCCGCAAAGCGCGCTTTGAGCTTGTCCAGTTCACGAAGCTTGATATTCGCTTCGGAGATTTCTTCGTTGAGCCGCCGCAACTCGTCTGCTGCGCGTTTTTGGTCGGCAATGTCACGTAGGGTGATGAGGAACTCAGCCGCGGACTGGTTGAAGTGAATGCCTGCAATTCGCCCGGCACACCACTGGGGTTGCTCGGTTGAAAGCTGAATTCGGGCTTCAAAGCTTGGTCGCTGACTCGCTTTGGTCAGTGAGTCAGCCAGCGCCGCCCGAAGCTTGGGCTGGTCTTCCGGCACAAACCAGTCGAAGAAGTTGCGCGCCATCAGTTGCCCCTTCTCATAGCCAAAATCAACCCGGTTAAGGTCATACACGCGGCCGTCCTGACTGATGTGCGCCACCATGTCCGGCAGCCCCATGAACAACGCGCGGAAGCGCGCTTCACTATCCATGAGTTGAGACTGAAGGTGCTTGGCGCTCGTCACATCCTGGCACAGTAGGGCGATATAGCGTTGCTCTCCGACATCCACGGCCATGGCTGTCAACGCAATCTGGCACAGGTGGCCGTGTCGCACGCGCAGTGTTGTTTCAAGTTGCTCGCTATGGGGGCACTGGCGAAGTGACTGAACCATCAAATTGGGCAGCGTTTCGTCCAACCATAAGCCAAGGTCGTCTGGCCGCTGACCAATCAGCTCGTCGGCGCTGTAGCCTGTCATCTGAGCAAAGGCGGCATTGACTGCCGTGAAACGCAGGCTCCGCGCCGAAACCATGCAGCAGCCAATCGGGTTTTGGTCGAAAAACTTCTGGAAACGCTCCTCATTTTCCCGGCGGGTCAGCCCAAACAGCTTGTAGTACGTCACATCCCGCATGAAGCCAACGCCATACGTTATGCGTCCGGTCGCATCCCGGAGAACAAACGCCGTTTCGCGCACCCAGCGCAGTTCCTCGTTGGGGCGGATGATTCGGTACTCGATTTCCCAGTCGTAGCTCTCGACTGGCGACTGCCAGCGGGCAACTCGGATGGCGCGGTCAAGCGGATGCAGGCGGTCATGGAGTTGCTCTGGGTTTTCTGTCGCGGCTGCCAGCGAAATGCCCCACAGTGACTCAAAGCCATTCCCCAAAAAGGTCACGCCCCCATCGGGCAGCCCCCGGAGCCAAACGGCATCGTGGCTTTGGGTAAGGATTTGATACGGTAGGCTTGATTCGATTTCCCCCGATAACCACGTTGGCGGGGACGTTTGGGGTCTGGAATCGGGCATAGGCGTGACTCATGACAAAGCTGTTAGCTTTGGGCTGACGGAACGTTCTGCGACAGACCACACGCCTGGTCGGTAGAGGTAGTCAATTTCGCTTTTGGTACGGTATGTCTAGTGCGTTGGTAGGCATACAACCCTGACCCAACAAGCGGGATGGCAATTGCGAGACGCTGAAACAAGAACTACAAAGCGAACTTTACACCTTGAGTTGCCCCTCGCGTAAGCAGAAAGATGAAGAGGACTGGAATGGAACTCGCTTCCATTGAAGAAGCCATTGCTGAGTTACAGGCCGGGCGCACCATCATCGTCGTGGATGACGAAGACCGGGAGAACGAAGGCGATCTCGTCTGTGCCGCGGAAAAAGTCACCCCAGACATCATCAACTTCATGGCGAAGTATGGTCGGGGGCTGATTTGTCTTTCCCTGACCGAGGAGCGTTGCGACGCCCTTGACCTCCCCTTGCAGGTGACAAACAACACCTCCGGCTTTGGCACGGCCTTTACGGTTTCGATTGAAGCGAAGCGCGGGGTCACGACCGGGATTTCGGCCGCCGACCGCGCCACGACGATCCTCACCGCCGTCAACCCGGCCACGCGCCCGGCGGACCTCGCCCGACCGGGGCATGTTTTCCCCTTGCGTGCGCGGCGTGGCGGCGTCCTAGTGCGTCCGGGGCAAACCGAAGCCAGTGTGGATTTGGCCCGCATGGCCGGGCTGACACCGGCTGGCGTCATTTGTGAAATCATGAACGACGACGGGACGATGGCGAGACTGCCGCAGCTCATCGAATTTGCCCAACGACATGGGCTGAAAATCGTCTCGGTTGCCGATCTTATCCGCTACCGCCTGGCCAACGAAATTCACGTGCGCTGCACGGCTGAAGCCGACGTGACGCTTCCATGTGGAAAATTTCGCGCCATGACCTTTCGGAGCGATATTACTGACGAAGTTCACCTAGCGTTGGTCATGGGGCAACCAGCCAGCCTGGATTCAGCTCTGGTCCGGGTTCATTCGCAAACGCTGCTGGGGGATGTGTTTGAGGTAGCAGGCGATGAGGCTGGTCACTGGCTTCGGTTGGCGCTCGACAAAATCGCCTCGGAAGGCGCTGGCGTGCTGCTCTATTTGCGGCAAAAACAAGCTGGAACCCACCTCGAAGAACACCTGCGCGCCATTGCCCGCGGGGAATCCATCATTCATGGGAACGTCCGCGACTATGGCACCGGTGCGCAAATTCTGCGCGCGCTAGGGCTGCACCGAATCCGGCTTCTGACCAACCATCCCCGGCGGCTGACAGCGCTGGAAGGCTTTGGGCTGGTCTTTTTAGACACGGTGCCGCTCGATGATTGAGCGACGGCGGTTGGCAACCATCGCTGGGCTGGTTGGCCTGGCCTGCGCAGTGCGGTTGGGCGTCCGATTGGCGCGTGGCGAAGCCACATTCTGGGAACAGAGTTACGGCTTTTATTTCGAGCTGGCCCAGAAACTTGTCCGTGAGCAGAGTTTTTGCCTGGATGCGGTGACGTGCGCCTATTGGACGCCCCTGTATCCGGCATTTTTGGCGCTTGTTACCGCCGGCGAACGGAACTTTCTGGCAATTGCAATGGCGCAATCCCTGGTCGGTGGACTGACGACGTGGTGCGCCTACGAACTGGCGCGGCTGTGGTTCGACGCGCGGGCAGGCTGGATGGCCGCCGGGCTGACGGCGCTTTATCCCTACTTCGTTGTCCATGACACGGCGCTGCAGGAGACCGGACTCTATACGGCAGCAACCGCGGCGGCGACCTTGGCCCTAGCCCGGATTCCAATCGCGCAACACCGGTTTCGTCAGGCCGGGCTGGCCGGGGCCTTAACGGGCCTGGCCATCCTTGTGCGCCCATCTCTGACGCCTTTCGTGCCGTTGGCGCTGGTGTGGTTGGGTCTGAGCTGTCAGGAACAGGCATCGCGCCGCTGGAAGCTGGTTGGCGGGTACGCGCTGGCATTGGCGCTCGTTTTGCTGCCGTGGATTGTCCGCAACGCCTTCGTTGTGGGACGACCGACACTGACGACGCGCCTCGGGTATTCGCTGTGGGCTGCGCACAATCCCCACACGTTCACGCACTACCCAAGCGGGAGCATTGACCGCAGTACCGAAGCTGCCTGGGCCGCGATGACGTCGGATGAACTGGCCGCCGTCAGCCGGGCTGCCCTCCGTGAAACGTCCTTCGATGACTGGTTTCGGACACGGGCCTGGGCTTACATCCGCGCACACCCGGACGTCGCTGCCTGGGGAGCGTGCCGAAAACTGGGCGCGGCGTTTTGGTGGCGACTGAATCCGCTCAAGGGCCCACGTGAACAATGGGTGTACGGCTTGTCCTACGGGTCGGTGATGCTGCTGGCCGGGATGGGCGTCTGGCAACTCGGACGCCGTAAGCAATGGCTTCCCATTTGGCTGTGCGGCGCGCATGTCGCGGCGTTCTGCTTGGTGACGGCCGTCTTTTGGGCACATACCAGCCACCGGAGCTACCTGGACGTGTACTTTATTGTCTTGGCTGGGGGGGCGTTGGCATCAATCCGACGTGCTGTATCGCCCCGCTAAGTCTTGGTTTTCGATGGACTCCCGTTCACAGAATGTCAGTCAAGAAACGGCGGATGTTCTCCACAGCCTGCCGGCAAGCTTCAAACGGTGCGTCACGGTGCGTCACCAAGCGGACCGTCGTGGGTGAGGCTGGGCCAGCTAGGACACCATAGGGCTTTAGCCGTTCACAAAACGCAGTCGCTGTAAGTCCGGTTTGCGTTACGTCGCACATCACGATGTTGGTTTCAACGCGGGTAATGTCAACGTGCAGTCTGGGGAGGTTGGCTAGTTCGGCGGCAAGCCAAGTAGCGTTGGCGTGGTCGGCGGCCAGGTATGCCGGGCCTTCCTCGAGTGCGACCAGCCCGGCAGCGGCCAACACGCCGGCCTGCCGCATCCCGCCACCGAACATCTTACGGACAACCCGCGCCCGTTCGATGAAGGCCTGTGTCCCAAAAATGAGCGATCCGGCAGGCGCACCCAGGCCTTTGGAAAGGCACACCATCACACTTGAAAATCCCTGCGCCAGTTCGGCGACCGTCCGTCCCAAGGTGACGGCCGCATTGAACAGGCGCGCCCCATCCAGATGCACCGGGAGGTTGCGCGCGGCAGCTTCGCGCAGAATCCGAGTCATTTCAGGCAGGTCGGCGACGGTTCCCCCATGCATATTGTGGGTATTTTCAAGGCAGATCAGCGCCGTTTGGGTGCGGTAGTACACGTTGGGTTGGATGGCCGCCGCAATGGCTTCCCAAGTGGGAAGCCCGCGTTCGCTAGGCACGAGGCGCGGCACAAGCCCCGACACGGCTGCCAGCGCGCCAAGCTCCCACTCGTAAACATGAGCGCGTGACTCGACGATGATTTCGCTTCCCGGTGGAGCATGCAAGCGTAGGCAAATCTGGTTGCCCATAGTGCCGGTCGGAACAAACAGGGCTGCCTCGAAGCCAAGGAGCGCCGCCGCGCGCACCTGGAGTTCGTTGACAGTCGGGTCTTCGAGATATACGTCATCCCCAACGGCAGCACGGTACATCGCCTCGCGCATGGCGGGCGACGGACGTGTCACCGTATCACTGCGTAAGTCAACCAGAGCGTTGGAAGGTGCCATGAAGAGAAAGGCCTTACCGAGTTCAACGGATGAGATCAGCCCAACGTTACCACCGTTTGAGGCCGTTTATGCCGTGGTGCGGCAGATTCCACCCGGTCGTGTCCTGACCTATGGTCAAATCTCACACCTGATCGGAGAACGGCTTTCGGCGCAGGGCGTCGGGTGGGCGCTGCAAGCTTGCGCGGCGCATCCCACGGCTGTTCCGTGGCACCGCGTGGTCAATGCGCGAGGTGGCGTCAGCACCGGCAAGTTGTCACTTCACTTGGCTAATGAGCAAGTGGCGCGACTTGAAAGCGAGGGTGTCGTCTTTCGGCAAGATGGAACGCTCGATCTCTCTGTCTATGGCTGGCTGCCCCGCTAGGTGGCCGGCAAAGGCTGAACTGCGTCCAGGAGGCGTCTTTGCGAGACCAAGCTGACGGTGACGGCTACGTACACCGCTGGGTCGGAAGTTGGACTACCCAATCTCCGCGCGTTTTTTATGATGGGTGTAAGGCTTCACGTCGCCTTGGCTGGTCAGTCCGCGATGTGGCCAAGCTTTGCTTACGTTTTGAGACTCTGTTGCCATGCCGAAAATTTACGACATCGAGTACACCCCTAACCCGGCAGCCCGAAAGATCGTGCTCAAAGAACCCATCACGGCACCGGGTGTTTCGCTCAGTTTTTCAAATCCACAAGATGCCGCGGCCCATCCTTTGGCGGAGGCACTCTTTGCTATTCCACATGTGAAAAGCGTCTTCATGATGGACCGTTTCATTACCATCAACAAAGATAATGAAGTGGAATGGGATGATCTGCTGCGCCAGGTGGCTATCCCGATTCGGGCGGCCGAACCCGTCACGGCCGGAAGCGCTCCAGCGGCGCCATCGGCCAAACGCGGAGAAAACCCAGACATTGACCGTATCAATGACATACTTGATGCTCGGATTCGCCCTGGCCTCGCTGGCGATGGTGGCGGGTTGGAGGTGGTCAGTTACAGCGACAATACCTTGGCGGTGCGTTACCAGGGGGCCTGTGGGAGTTGCCCCAGTTCGATTTCGGGCACACTGTATGGCATTCAAAGCATCTTGCGTGACGAGTTCAACCCCGAACTAACGGTGATTGCTGTCTAGCGGACGGCTCGTATGAGCCGCCCGCTTGCTTGGCTGTTTGGCTTGAAGGGAGCTGCGTTAGCGTATTTGGTCGAGAACTTGGCAGACCAAACGGCTGCGCTCGGCGGACACACCGCCGCGGACGATGGTTGAAATCCGCCCCTGTCGGTCTATGACAATCATATTACAAACATCGCTTTGGCAGTGGTACATGTCGGCTACACTCCCGCCCCAGTCCAACAGAACGCTTTTCGGCGCACGACTCCGCAGTTGGCTACGGATGATCGGACGAATCGGGCTTGGCACGCCACGGAGAATTGCGATGCCTTGGATTTCGATGCTGTCGCCATATCGCTGGTATAGCTCACGAACCCACGGTTCGATTTGCTCCGAGCCGCCCCGGTCGCCAAGCATGAGCACCAGCGGCTTGGTGGTCGGAAAGGCGATGGTGCGCGGACGGTTGTACTGATCGGTAAGGGTAAAGGACTGTGCTTGGACGCCAACCAACCTATCGGCAGCTAGAACACCGATGTGTTGCCCAGGTAAGGGCGTGAGAAAAGAAGCCAAGGTGAAAAGTACAGTCAGAAGTGCCACGAGCCAAGGCCCGGCAGCCGCTCGGCGAATCATCGTAAAGCGTACCCTCCAATCTTTTTCTGGGATTAATGCCTAGGTTTCTGCTGACCTTGCGTGCCAGCATAGCGAAAACCTACGCCCAGACAGTGAGCGTAAGCTTACGAAGGCATCTTTCGGGCTGGCGTTGCCTAAAGACCCACGGCGACCTGCCTGCCCGCTGCCTTACTTGGCTGTAGCCGTGATCTCAGGAGAGATAGAAAGCAGGTCGCGCAACATGGCGGCGGCCGTCCCAACTGGCCCGTCCTCCATGCTGAAGGCCGTGGTACGTCCGAAGATGTCACTCTGATAGACGATACCGGCTTCCTGCATGCCGAGCCGGGCCAGTGGGTGAGACGCCGGTACGGTCGTTGGGCGGACGCTCAAGGCATACCGCCCCCCGGTGCTCCGTTCCGCTTTCGCCAACAAAATCAGGTTGCCCCCTGCGTGACGAGCGCGATGGATGTCATCTGGCGTGACATGTGTGATGCCTTCAACCGCAATATCAGAAAGTCGGGTTGGCTGACGCAGGACGGCATTGGCCAGAATGAGGAGTTTATTGGCGGCGTCCCAGCCCTCGACATCG
It contains:
- the metK gene encoding methionine adenosyltransferase, with the protein product MNSSDFLFSSESVTEGHPDKMADQISDAILDEVLRLDPNGRVACETLLATGLVVIAGEITTTAYVDFPTVAREVVRRIGYDNAEYGFDAKTCSVISTINAQSPDIAMGVDTGGAGDQGLMFGFACTETPELMPLPIQLAHRLTQRLAEVRRDGTLDYLRPDGKAQVSVEYRDGKPHRVAAVVVSTQHAESVKTDDLRRDIERHVIRHVMTNGLLDADTKFHINPTGRFVVGGPMGDTGLTGRKIIVDTYGGYAPHGGGAFSGKDPTKVDRSAAYLARYVAKNVVAAGLAERCQVQLAYAIGVAEPVSVYVETFGTGRVPSSTIVELIRSHFKMTPRGIIESLDLQRPIYSPTAAYGHFGRNEEGFTWERTDKADILRKEAGL
- the recJ gene encoding single-stranded-DNA-specific exonuclease RecJ; its protein translation is MSNDMRRSLSGAIWKRAMPSETDVHRLATELGISPLVAACLVNRGITTPERATAFLAPDLAHIPDPQPMWNLDEAIRVLTGALSRRERVQIVGDYDCDGTTGLITLRNVLRLLGSEDDCVSYYVPDREREGYGLNPGIIERAAAAGVQVLVSVDIGITAHQEWDMARERGITGVCLDHHTALGSRVPSSAIVVCPKQAGDPYPEKDLAACGLAWQMARALLDERPNGAAILRSLTKLVAIGTYADLVPLSSLANRAIVAEGLRGLNQGSKNPGLAALMEVARLDQRVIGASDLGFRLGPRINAAGRIEGTTLSVIELFDSHTLEEARPRAQQIDAWNTERQDVQRRLVEQLEKRITDQAQDDFVYVLAGDHADGWKQGVVGIAASKVVETYHRPALVCSLRDGIAHGSGRSIPQFNLIEALQWVGSDGLFLRYGGHPAAAGFCLPVERLPELHRRLNEYARQTLTPDDLIRAYTYDGNLPLADLTVAFVESLARLEPHGIGNPAPRFVVRGRILEQRVLKDLHLKLILADDQARIEVLWWNQHGYAGQLPKHTLVEVLGRPDINVWNGNRTTQFIATDIRLA
- a CDS encoding sensor histidine kinase; amino-acid sequence: MPDSRPQTSPPTWLSGEIESSLPYQILTQSHDAVWLRGLPDGGVTFLGNGFESLWGISLAAATENPEQLHDRLHPLDRAIRVARWQSPVESYDWEIEYRIIRPNEELRWVRETAFVLRDATGRITYGVGFMRDVTYYKLFGLTRRENEERFQKFFDQNPIGCCMVSARSLRFTAVNAAFAQMTGYSADELIGQRPDDLGLWLDETLPNLMVQSLRQCPHSEQLETTLRVRHGHLCQIALTAMAVDVGEQRYIALLCQDVTSAKHLQSQLMDSEARFRALFMGLPDMVAHISQDGRVYDLNRVDFGYEKGQLMARNFFDWFVPEDQPKLRAALADSLTKASQRPSFEARIQLSTEQPQWCAGRIAGIHFNQSAAEFLITLRDIADQKRAADELRRLNEEISEANIKLRELDKLKARFAATLIHDLRSPLTCIHSVLEILDDASIEDSSRQLIAVSQSSLQRALDMISNIQHVYQSEEGLLKLNCAPVTPQTFIRPCWEASCIEAQRKRLNLTLDYAFDTASPELPLVYGDASKLERAMSNLLSNAIKFTPPGGSIRVSVAVVNGEGVNIGRDFVEVSILDTGTGIPPEDLPYVFDVYRQSRNNRTGVGFGLGLSIVKSIIAAHGGDVRVESQIGVGTRFFFHLPVYLGEAGESGNVAQKSPETIF
- the ribB gene encoding 3,4-dihydroxy-2-butanone-4-phosphate synthase, with the translated sequence MELASIEEAIAELQAGRTIIVVDDEDRENEGDLVCAAEKVTPDIINFMAKYGRGLICLSLTEERCDALDLPLQVTNNTSGFGTAFTVSIEAKRGVTTGISAADRATTILTAVNPATRPADLARPGHVFPLRARRGGVLVRPGQTEASVDLARMAGLTPAGVICEIMNDDGTMARLPQLIEFAQRHGLKIVSVADLIRYRLANEIHVRCTAEADVTLPCGKFRAMTFRSDITDEVHLALVMGQPASLDSALVRVHSQTLLGDVFEVAGDEAGHWLRLALDKIASEGAGVLLYLRQKQAGTHLEEHLRAIARGESIIHGNVRDYGTGAQILRALGLHRIRLLTNHPRRLTALEGFGLVFLDTVPLDD
- a CDS encoding glycosyltransferase family 39 protein, giving the protein MIERRRLATIAGLVGLACAVRLGVRLARGEATFWEQSYGFYFELAQKLVREQSFCLDAVTCAYWTPLYPAFLALVTAGERNFLAIAMAQSLVGGLTTWCAYELARLWFDARAGWMAAGLTALYPYFVVHDTALQETGLYTAATAAATLALARIPIAQHRFRQAGLAGALTGLAILVRPSLTPFVPLALVWLGLSCQEQASRRWKLVGGYALALALVLLPWIVRNAFVVGRPTLTTRLGYSLWAAHNPHTFTHYPSGSIDRSTEAAWAAMTSDELAAVSRAALRETSFDDWFRTRAWAYIRAHPDVAAWGACRKLGAAFWWRLNPLKGPREQWVYGLSYGSVMLLAGMGVWQLGRRKQWLPIWLCGAHVAAFCLVTAVFWAHTSHRSYLDVYFIVLAGGALASIRRAVSPR
- a CDS encoding threonine aldolase family protein — encoded protein: MAPSNALVDLRSDTVTRPSPAMREAMYRAAVGDDVYLEDPTVNELQVRAAALLGFEAALFVPTGTMGNQICLRLHAPPGSEIIVESRAHVYEWELGALAAVSGLVPRLVPSERGLPTWEAIAAAIQPNVYYRTQTALICLENTHNMHGGTVADLPEMTRILREAAARNLPVHLDGARLFNAAVTLGRTVAELAQGFSSVMVCLSKGLGAPAGSLIFGTQAFIERARVVRKMFGGGMRQAGVLAAAGLVALEEGPAYLAADHANATWLAAELANLPRLHVDITRVETNIVMCDVTQTGLTATAFCERLKPYGVLAGPASPTTVRLVTHRDAPFEACRQAVENIRRFLTDIL
- a CDS encoding MGMT family protein, whose amino-acid sequence is MKRKALPSSTDEISPTLPPFEAVYAVVRQIPPGRVLTYGQISHLIGERLSAQGVGWALQACAAHPTAVPWHRVVNARGGVSTGKLSLHLANEQVARLESEGVVFRQDGTLDLSVYGWLPR
- a CDS encoding NifU family protein, whose product is MPKIYDIEYTPNPAARKIVLKEPITAPGVSLSFSNPQDAAAHPLAEALFAIPHVKSVFMMDRFITINKDNEVEWDDLLRQVAIPIRAAEPVTAGSAPAAPSAKRGENPDIDRINDILDARIRPGLAGDGGGLEVVSYSDNTLAVRYQGACGSCPSSISGTLYGIQSILRDEFNPELTVIAV
- a CDS encoding TlpA family protein disulfide reductase, which translates into the protein MIRRAAAGPWLVALLTVLFTLASFLTPLPGQHIGVLAADRLVGVQAQSFTLTDQYNRPRTIAFPTTKPLVLMLGDRGGSEQIEPWVRELYQRYGDSIEIQGIAILRGVPSPIRPIIRSQLRSRAPKSVLLDWGGSVADMYHCQSDVCNMIVIDRQGRISTIVRGGVSAERSRLVCQVLDQIR